One Proteinivorax tanatarense DNA segment encodes these proteins:
- a CDS encoding 5-methylcytosine restriction system specificity protein McrC: MDGNPKIPIKNIYYMLCYAWNVLDQSDNIFLGSEKFDNIYNLFARIYINGTSSLIKRGFNRYYIQENKATSTLKGKINISDSINQQSFSYGSLVCQFDEFSKDITLNQIIKTTTNILIKSPYLDAELRKKLLKIRLHFSEIKDIRLSKTLFSSLRYNKNNYHYRMLINISELIYQGLITNEEDKKFSFSDFVRDNQMAKLYEKFVLNFYKTHLDETVYNVHAPKLKWNLDEEINEEYMSLLPEMRTDIVVENRVKNTQTIIDTKYYAQTLVTSNWADIEKVRTGHLYQIFAYVCNSDFLGSKKGMLLYPTIEKEINAVFPVGGKNIEARTLNLNAEWQDITDRLLSLVI, translated from the coding sequence TTGTTATGCCTGGAATGTACTTGATCAATCAGATAATATTTTTTTAGGGAGCGAAAAGTTTGATAATATATACAACTTATTTGCAAGGATCTACATTAATGGGACAAGTAGTTTAATTAAAAGAGGGTTTAATAGATACTATATTCAAGAAAATAAAGCGACATCAACTCTAAAAGGAAAGATAAACATTTCAGACTCTATAAATCAACAGTCTTTCTCATACGGGAGTCTGGTGTGCCAGTTCGATGAATTTTCTAAGGATATTACGTTAAACCAAATTATTAAAACTACAACTAATATATTAATAAAATCACCATATCTAGATGCAGAATTAAGAAAGAAACTATTAAAAATTAGATTACATTTTTCTGAGATTAAAGATATTAGACTTTCTAAAACATTGTTTTCGTCCCTTCGATATAATAAAAATAACTATCACTATCGCATGTTAATAAATATTAGTGAATTAATCTATCAAGGATTAATTACCAATGAGGAAGATAAAAAATTTTCATTTTCAGATTTTGTAAGAGACAATCAGATGGCAAAGCTTTATGAGAAGTTTGTTTTAAACTTTTATAAAACCCATTTGGATGAGACAGTCTATAATGTACATGCCCCTAAATTAAAATGGAATCTTGACGAAGAAATTAATGAAGAATACATGTCACTTCTTCCAGAAATGAGAACAGATATAGTAGTTGAAAATAGGGTTAAGAATACCCAAACAATAATTGATACTAAATACTATGCACAGACACTAGTTACAAGCAATTGGGCAGATATTGAAAAGGTTCGAACAGGTCATTTATATCAGATTTTTGCCTATGTTTGTAATAGCGATTTTTTAGGAAGTAAAAAAGGAATGCTATTGTATCCCACAATAGAAAAAGAAATTAATGCTGTATTCCCCGTTGGTGGTAAAAATATAGAGGCAAGAACCTTAAATTTA